A single Nitrospira sp. DNA region contains:
- a CDS encoding TPM domain-containing protein → MATGKEAALSEADRERIRQAVHAAEQQTRAEIVPMIVARSGLYRDAQHWAGLIAALAMLAALLTIEASWVPWGWHASNGAWLVLAVTLAYLCGTWIGIWPPVIRLLTSPIRLRHKVALRAERAFAQHAISQTCERTGVLIMLSILEKQIYVLPDRSLAGLVSAERWKQVVQAAVERLRDGDIPGGLSHAIHACGGVLADACPARPGDNPNELSDQVIDER, encoded by the coding sequence GTGGCGACTGGTAAAGAGGCGGCGTTGTCGGAAGCTGATCGAGAACGCATCCGGCAGGCCGTCCATGCAGCTGAACAGCAGACCAGGGCGGAAATTGTGCCGATGATCGTCGCGCGGTCCGGGCTCTATCGGGATGCCCAACATTGGGCGGGGCTGATCGCCGCGCTCGCGATGCTGGCCGCGTTGCTGACCATCGAGGCCTCCTGGGTTCCCTGGGGATGGCATGCCTCGAATGGTGCGTGGCTGGTTCTTGCTGTCACGCTCGCCTATCTGTGTGGGACCTGGATCGGGATCTGGCCGCCGGTTATCCGCCTGCTGACCTCGCCGATTCGTTTGCGACACAAGGTTGCGTTACGAGCCGAACGGGCCTTTGCGCAACATGCCATCTCGCAGACCTGCGAGCGCACAGGCGTGCTGATCATGCTGTCAATTTTAGAGAAGCAGATCTATGTCTTGCCGGATCGTTCGTTAGCGGGCCTGGTGTCGGCAGAACGATGGAAGCAGGTCGTGCAAGCGGCGGTCGAGCGCCTGCGAGACGGCGATATTCCCGGGGGGCTCTCACACGCGATTCATGCGTGCGGGGGCGTTCTTGCAGATGCCTGTCCGGCACGCCCCGGCGACAACCCCAATGAATTGTCCGATCAGGTCATCGACGAACGGTAA
- the murJ gene encoding murein biosynthesis integral membrane protein MurJ — protein sequence MSESSASATSAQSATSDQRSVVKAAGIIGIGTFASRILGFIRDMVMASLFGATAAADAFYVAFRVPSLLRELFAEGSMSAAFIPVFTEYHQQKTKREAWELASAVFTTLLTIVTGTVLLGIAVTPVIVWYLAPGFHDDPAKLTLAVVLSRVMFPYLLFISLAALAMGILNSLRAFAAPAFSPLFLNVFMIGCALFLSPQLPEPIVGVAIGVVAGGAAQFAMQLPGLARRGFLFGWRFEPGHPGVRRIGRLMVPSLLGLSVTQINLTVSTILASFFVGGPTYLFYGMRLIQFPLGIFGVALATAILPTLSAQAARGAMNELRTTFGFGLRMILFIIIPAMAGLILLRTPIVQLFFEHGTFTAHDTAETALAVLCYAVGLWAFGGVRIIVAAFYSMQDTKLPAISAAVAVAANILLSLALMPMLGAAGLALATALAAMINGSLLIIVLNRRLGGVEWGSVGRSFLRVVLACLPLIVTCFWAASASLWTHPGEWIEKAVLLAVAIGFSVAGYLGVHVLLKSDELDVVWGMVRRKLGRVAGR from the coding sequence ATGTCCGAATCGAGCGCCTCGGCGACCTCCGCACAATCCGCGACGAGCGATCAACGTTCGGTGGTGAAAGCCGCCGGCATCATCGGCATCGGTACTTTCGCCAGCCGGATTCTCGGATTTATCCGTGACATGGTCATGGCCAGTCTCTTCGGTGCGACGGCAGCGGCCGATGCCTTTTACGTCGCGTTCCGGGTTCCCAGTCTGCTGCGCGAGCTCTTCGCCGAAGGCTCCATGTCGGCGGCCTTCATTCCCGTTTTCACCGAATATCACCAGCAGAAGACCAAGCGTGAGGCGTGGGAACTGGCCAGTGCCGTCTTCACGACGCTTCTGACAATCGTGACGGGGACGGTGCTTCTCGGCATTGCCGTGACTCCCGTCATCGTCTGGTATCTCGCGCCGGGATTTCATGACGATCCAGCCAAGCTCACCTTGGCCGTTGTCCTCTCACGCGTGATGTTTCCCTATCTCCTGTTCATCAGCCTTGCCGCGCTGGCCATGGGGATCTTGAATTCGCTGCGGGCCTTTGCGGCTCCCGCCTTCTCGCCGCTGTTTCTGAATGTGTTTATGATCGGATGTGCGCTGTTTCTGTCGCCGCAGCTGCCGGAGCCGATTGTCGGCGTCGCCATCGGCGTCGTCGCCGGGGGCGCGGCGCAGTTTGCGATGCAGCTGCCGGGATTGGCTCGCCGTGGATTTCTGTTCGGCTGGCGCTTCGAACCGGGCCATCCAGGGGTCAGACGGATCGGCCGCCTGATGGTGCCCTCGTTGCTGGGCCTGTCAGTGACGCAGATCAATCTGACCGTGAGCACGATTCTCGCGTCGTTCTTTGTGGGAGGGCCCACCTATCTGTTTTATGGGATGCGGCTGATTCAGTTTCCACTCGGTATCTTCGGCGTGGCGCTGGCGACGGCGATTCTTCCGACCCTCTCTGCCCAGGCTGCGCGGGGTGCGATGAACGAATTACGGACGACGTTCGGATTTGGGCTCCGGATGATTCTCTTTATTATCATCCCGGCGATGGCCGGCCTGATTCTTTTACGCACGCCGATTGTGCAATTGTTTTTCGAGCATGGGACCTTCACGGCGCATGACACGGCGGAGACGGCGCTGGCCGTGTTGTGTTATGCCGTCGGCCTCTGGGCATTCGGCGGCGTGCGAATCATTGTGGCGGCATTTTATTCCATGCAGGATACCAAGCTTCCGGCGATTTCCGCTGCGGTCGCCGTGGCGGCGAACATCCTGCTCTCGCTGGCGCTGATGCCGATGCTTGGCGCCGCAGGCTTGGCTCTGGCGACGGCACTCGCGGCCATGATAAACGGGAGCCTTCTCATCATCGTCTTGAATCGCCGGCTGGGCGGCGTGGAGTGGGGATCGGTCGGACGGTCGTTCCTCAGGGTTGTGCTCGCCTGCCTTCCGTTGATCGTGACGTGTTTCTGGGCCGCAAGCGCCTCGCTCTGGACCCATCCCGGTGAGTGGATCGAGAAAGCGGTGTTGCTGGCCGTCGCGATCGGGTTCAGTGTGGCCGGCTATCTGGGAGTTCACGTCCTGTTGAAATCCGACGAATTGGATGTGGTGTGGGGCATGGTCCGAAGAAAACTCGGTCGAGTAGCCGGCCGGTAA
- a CDS encoding methylated-DNA--[protein]-cysteine S-methyltransferase: protein MRRAVLFKSSWGWMGITEAGKGVDGVALPQPSKQRAIAVLREQAPAPLVMEPSPQLELAQGQLLDYLAGKRMTFDVPLDLSRGTAFQRQVWRTLLKVPYGKLRSYQWVAARVGGRQYARAVGNAVGANPLPIIVPCHRIVAHDASLGGFSGGLPTKRKLLTLEGTLVQLQRGRT from the coding sequence ATGCGACGAGCTGTCTTGTTCAAGTCATCCTGGGGTTGGATGGGGATTACCGAAGCCGGCAAAGGCGTCGACGGCGTCGCGTTGCCCCAGCCATCGAAGCAGCGGGCGATCGCCGTCCTCCGCGAGCAGGCTCCCGCCCCTCTTGTCATGGAACCGTCTCCACAACTGGAGCTGGCGCAGGGACAGCTGCTCGACTACCTTGCGGGCAAGCGGATGACCTTTGATGTGCCATTGGATCTTTCGCGGGGCACCGCGTTTCAGCGGCAGGTGTGGCGAACATTGTTGAAAGTGCCGTATGGCAAACTTCGGTCGTACCAATGGGTCGCCGCGCGCGTCGGAGGCCGGCAGTATGCCCGTGCGGTCGGCAACGCGGTGGGAGCCAACCCGTTGCCTATTATCGTTCCGTGCCATCGCATTGTGGCCCACGACGCGTCGCTGGGCGGGTTCTCCGGTGGGCTGCCGACCAAGCGCAAGCTTCTGACCCTTGAAGGCACGCTGGTCCAGCTGCAGCGCGGGCGGACGTGA
- the dtd gene encoding D-aminoacyl-tRNA deacylase, giving the protein MKAILQRVTSASVEVAGTVVGRIGAGLLVFVGVAKGDGEPDCRYLVEKLRTFRIFSDEQGKMNRSLVDIGGAVLLVSQFTLLGCTTNGRRPSFDDAAPPDDAKRLYEQVAEDLRTAGTSVQTGIFAAHMRVALVNDGPVTFALDSRDRPS; this is encoded by the coding sequence ATGAAGGCGATTCTGCAGCGGGTGACCAGTGCGTCGGTGGAGGTGGCCGGGACCGTTGTCGGGCGGATCGGAGCGGGATTGCTGGTGTTCGTGGGAGTGGCCAAAGGCGATGGGGAACCGGATTGCCGCTATCTCGTTGAGAAGCTCCGTACCTTCCGGATCTTTTCTGATGAACAGGGAAAGATGAACCGGTCGTTGGTAGACATCGGGGGGGCGGTCCTACTCGTCTCCCAATTTACCTTGCTGGGCTGCACGACGAACGGCCGCCGTCCCAGTTTTGACGATGCGGCGCCTCCGGACGACGCAAAGCGGTTGTATGAGCAGGTTGCTGAGGATCTGCGGACGGCGGGGACTTCGGTTCAAACCGGGATTTTCGCCGCACACATGCGGGTGGCCTTGGTGAATGATGGGCCGGTGACTTTCGCGCTGGATAGTCGTGACAGACCTTCTTGA
- a CDS encoding isoaspartyl peptidase/L-asparaginase family protein, translating into MKSVHPVLLVHGGAGLRRMTSAQAGCLKAALEIGYHLLDRGAPALTAVEQVICVLEQSGLFNAGRGAHVQLDGVRRMDASIMEGQDLQAGAVASVEGIVHPISVARLVMEQTTHVLLVGKPASAFARHCQLERQPIRPSGHAVRKATMTRAWSPKTLELYRAMMSSGPALRKRAGKETVGAVALDHTGTVAAGASTGGIDLMLPGRVGDTPIIGCGVYADNESGAVSMTGLGEGIIRIAVAKEICDRLERGERPASAATHVLQKLVRRINGAAGSLVLAPNGRFAITHVTPRMAAGWWDGKGQPTVGDCFR; encoded by the coding sequence TTGAAATCTGTCCATCCCGTTCTCCTCGTCCATGGCGGTGCCGGTCTTCGTCGCATGACGTCAGCTCAGGCTGGTTGTCTCAAGGCGGCATTGGAAATCGGCTATCATCTTCTGGATCGCGGCGCGCCGGCACTGACCGCTGTGGAGCAGGTCATTTGTGTGTTGGAGCAGAGCGGATTGTTCAATGCGGGCCGCGGCGCGCATGTGCAACTTGACGGGGTACGCCGTATGGATGCGTCGATCATGGAAGGGCAGGATTTGCAGGCCGGGGCCGTCGCATCGGTCGAAGGCATTGTCCATCCCATTTCAGTGGCGCGGTTGGTGATGGAGCAGACGACGCATGTCTTGCTGGTCGGGAAGCCGGCGTCAGCCTTTGCCCGGCATTGCCAGTTGGAGCGGCAGCCGATTCGGCCTTCGGGTCACGCCGTTCGCAAAGCGACGATGACGCGGGCCTGGTCTCCGAAAACGTTGGAACTCTACCGGGCGATGATGTCGAGCGGGCCGGCATTGCGGAAGCGAGCTGGGAAGGAAACCGTCGGTGCGGTGGCGCTCGATCATACCGGGACGGTCGCGGCCGGGGCCTCGACCGGCGGCATCGACCTGATGTTGCCGGGCCGTGTCGGCGACACGCCGATCATCGGCTGCGGGGTCTATGCCGACAACGAGAGCGGCGCCGTATCCATGACCGGGTTGGGCGAGGGGATTATCCGCATCGCCGTGGCGAAAGAAATCTGTGACCGCCTGGAGCGGGGCGAGCGCCCGGCCTCGGCGGCGACGCATGTCTTGCAGAAACTGGTTCGACGGATCAACGGTGCTGCCGGCTCCCTCGTGCTGGCTCCAAACGGGCGATTCGCCATCACCCATGTCACCCCGCGCATGGCTGCCGGTTGGTGGGACGGGAAGGGGCAGCCTACCGTAGGGGATTGTTTCCGATGA
- a CDS encoding VOC family protein encodes MSRSLFHLAFPVRDLAAAKQFYVEGLGCTLGRESATAITLGLAGNQLIGHLEPDEGPVQRGVYPRHFGLVFLEQSDWEALAERARQQGLSFYQQPRVRFSGMRIEHRTFFLEDPSRNLLEFKHYTHESAIFGERDVSAVGDSE; translated from the coding sequence ATGAGTCGCAGCCTCTTCCACCTCGCCTTTCCTGTTCGCGATCTTGCCGCCGCCAAACAGTTCTATGTCGAAGGCCTGGGCTGCACGCTCGGGCGAGAATCAGCGACCGCCATCACCTTGGGCTTGGCCGGGAACCAGCTGATCGGGCATCTGGAGCCGGACGAGGGTCCCGTGCAGCGAGGGGTCTATCCGCGTCACTTCGGACTGGTCTTCCTCGAACAATCAGACTGGGAGGCCTTGGCCGAACGAGCCCGTCAGCAGGGCCTGTCGTTCTATCAACAGCCGCGCGTCCGCTTTTCCGGTATGCGAATCGAGCATCGGACCTTTTTTCTCGAAGACCCGTCGCGGAATTTGCTCGAATTCAAACACTACACCCACGAGTCGGCGATCTTCGGTGAGCGAGATGTCAGCGCCGTCGGCGATTCCGAGTAA
- the mtgA gene encoding monofunctional biosynthetic peptidoglycan transglycosylase yields the protein MPKAKKQRTVARVLLWTTLLLGIPLGLLALTWLLTLPDVALLAKTNPGPTALMEHRQTLARNQRHPVPRQWTWVPLSRMSRHLQHAAIAAEDASFFIHEGFDWEGIKDAAIHNLEAGELKRGGSTITQQLAKNLYLSTERSLIRKAREALITRSLEHHLTKERILELYLNVAEWGNGVYGAEAAARHHFGKSAQDLTAEEAAWLAAILPSPRRYDPLRKTAFLSKRHQRILKSMNRIPTSPPAH from the coding sequence ATGCCCAAAGCCAAGAAACAACGGACCGTCGCTAGGGTACTGCTCTGGACGACTTTACTCCTCGGCATCCCACTGGGCCTCCTCGCCTTGACCTGGCTGCTGACCTTGCCGGATGTGGCGCTTCTCGCCAAGACCAATCCAGGCCCGACCGCGTTGATGGAACACCGGCAGACCCTTGCACGCAATCAACGACACCCGGTCCCGCGACAATGGACCTGGGTGCCGCTCTCACGCATGTCCCGCCATCTGCAACATGCCGCCATCGCGGCGGAAGATGCGTCATTCTTCATTCACGAAGGATTCGACTGGGAAGGGATCAAAGATGCCGCAATCCATAACCTCGAAGCCGGAGAGCTGAAACGGGGCGGCAGTACGATCACACAACAACTGGCAAAGAACCTGTATCTGTCGACCGAGCGTTCACTGATACGGAAGGCCCGCGAAGCTCTGATCACACGGTCATTGGAACACCATCTGACCAAGGAGCGGATTCTCGAACTGTATCTCAATGTCGCAGAATGGGGAAACGGCGTGTACGGCGCGGAAGCGGCGGCGCGCCACCACTTCGGGAAATCCGCCCAAGACCTCACTGCAGAGGAGGCGGCATGGCTCGCCGCTATCCTGCCTTCTCCGCGCCGGTACGACCCGCTCCGAAAGACGGCGTTTCTCAGCAAGCGCCATCAGCGCATCCTGAAAAGCATGAACAGGATTCCCACCTCACCCCCGGCGCATTAA
- the yihA gene encoding ribosome biogenesis GTP-binding protein YihA/YsxC, giving the protein MKILSSEFIKSCASAEQFPQGELLEIAVAGRSNVGKSSLINSLLNRRGLAKVSRTPGKTRAVNLFQIATSDPALAKFYLVDLPGYGYAKVSKSIRAEWGPLIESYVAEQPSLIAVVLLVECRVVTEQDRQTVAWLQSIGRAPVIVATKVDKLKPSERVRTLRQTHRDLGLPEGQQLIPYSVVTGEGRDPLWGVLRDLVKT; this is encoded by the coding sequence ATGAAAATTCTTTCATCTGAGTTTATCAAAAGTTGCGCGTCGGCAGAACAATTTCCTCAAGGGGAGTTGCTTGAGATTGCCGTCGCGGGACGATCGAATGTCGGAAAGTCCTCGCTGATCAATTCTCTGCTCAACAGGAGAGGGCTTGCCAAAGTGAGTCGGACGCCCGGTAAGACGAGGGCGGTGAACTTGTTTCAGATTGCCACCTCAGACCCGGCGCTGGCGAAGTTTTATCTGGTGGATCTTCCGGGCTATGGATACGCGAAGGTCTCGAAATCCATTCGTGCGGAATGGGGACCTCTGATCGAGTCCTATGTGGCGGAGCAGCCCTCATTGATCGCGGTCGTCCTGTTAGTGGAATGCCGGGTCGTCACGGAGCAGGATCGCCAGACGGTGGCGTGGTTGCAATCGATCGGACGTGCCCCGGTCATTGTGGCGACCAAGGTCGATAAGCTCAAGCCCAGCGAACGGGTCCGGACGCTTCGTCAAACCCACCGCGATCTCGGCTTGCCGGAAGGGCAGCAGCTCATTCCCTATTCAGTGGTCACCGGGGAGGGGCGGGATCCGCTCTGGGGCGTCTTACGGGACCTCGTCAAAACTTAA
- a CDS encoding peptidyl-prolyl cis-trans isomerase: MPVHLNPVTRTIVPIAFRLLISLLSFSPAPSAFSATQLEDRIVAVVNTDLIMQSDVRRELAPEQERIRQQYHGDELGQRLKTAEYMALTKMIERRLQLQEAKAKSVDVSDQEVKQAIQQMKQQGEKVNEKDPLSVRNVRDQLALLKVVDREVRSGVMVGDAEMKRYYKEHQTRFALPEEYTLSQILIQPRSADGTAEALEKARLVMAELKRGEKFEDAALRYSDGPNASRGGRLGLVRQGELLPAIERAIAPLVPGGISEIVETSEGYHIVRVDERTPKQFRPFDEVKFEIQSLVFQQKSEDVFQSWLVDLKNKAYIEIKF; encoded by the coding sequence GTGCCCGTGCATCTGAATCCGGTTACCCGCACAATCGTCCCTATCGCATTCAGACTGCTGATCTCTCTGCTCAGCTTCAGCCCGGCCCCTTCGGCCTTTTCTGCCACTCAGCTGGAGGATCGGATCGTGGCGGTCGTAAACACGGACCTCATCATGCAATCCGACGTCAGACGTGAGCTGGCCCCCGAGCAGGAGCGCATTCGCCAGCAATATCATGGCGACGAATTGGGCCAGCGACTGAAGACCGCCGAATACATGGCTCTGACGAAAATGATCGAGCGACGGCTGCAGCTGCAGGAAGCCAAAGCCAAGAGCGTGGATGTCTCGGATCAGGAAGTGAAGCAAGCCATCCAGCAGATGAAGCAGCAGGGCGAGAAGGTCAACGAGAAAGATCCGCTGAGCGTGCGAAACGTGCGCGATCAGCTCGCGCTCCTCAAAGTCGTCGACCGGGAAGTCCGGAGCGGCGTGATGGTCGGGGACGCGGAGATGAAACGCTATTACAAGGAGCACCAGACGCGCTTCGCGCTTCCGGAAGAATACACGCTGAGTCAGATCTTGATTCAACCCCGCTCGGCCGACGGAACCGCGGAGGCGTTGGAGAAAGCACGGCTCGTGATGGCGGAATTGAAGCGCGGGGAAAAGTTTGAGGATGCCGCGTTGCGCTATTCAGATGGGCCGAACGCCTCGCGCGGGGGTCGGCTCGGATTGGTCAGGCAGGGGGAGCTTCTCCCGGCCATTGAGCGCGCGATCGCCCCACTGGTGCCAGGCGGGATCTCCGAGATCGTCGAAACCTCCGAGGGCTACCATATCGTCCGAGTCGATGAGCGGACACCGAAACAGTTTCGCCCGTTTGATGAAGTCAAATTCGAAATCCAGTCGCTGGTGTTCCAGCAAAAGAGCGAAGACGTCTTTCAATCCTGGCTGGTCGACTTGAAAAACAAGGCTTACATCGAAATTAAGTTTTGA
- a CDS encoding peptidylprolyl isomerase: MRTFRSSLALAALLSGSLWILPGCTPPQEEPVLALVNGRAITQYEFDVRWNELSEATRVKYDKEGGKRRFLDELITRELLMQEARRQGLDQNDAIRDRAQRYKEQLVLDELLKDRLRAKVELSQAELDAYYEKHAHQLLAPLKVQVSQMLLNNYPAAKDLKKQIEAGGDFAKFAQRYSIEDKTKAKGGDLGPYRKGLLNPDVDAVVQTLRHGVISEPIKTDAGYYLVKVSPLEKETIQADLATRERLRQELLADKRRKQFEEVIADIRTKATVRLADASRYITEDIGKP, translated from the coding sequence ATGCGCACTTTTCGCTCGTCACTCGCCCTCGCCGCCCTGCTTTCCGGCTCCCTCTGGATCCTGCCCGGCTGCACGCCGCCGCAGGAAGAGCCGGTCCTGGCACTCGTCAATGGTCGTGCCATCACGCAATATGAGTTCGATGTTCGGTGGAACGAACTCTCCGAGGCCACTCGGGTCAAGTATGACAAGGAAGGCGGCAAGCGACGGTTTCTTGATGAATTGATCACCCGCGAACTGCTGATGCAGGAAGCCCGTCGCCAGGGACTGGATCAGAATGATGCGATTCGTGACCGGGCACAACGCTACAAAGAACAGCTCGTGCTGGACGAACTCCTGAAAGATCGTCTCAGGGCTAAAGTCGAGCTCTCCCAGGCCGAGCTGGATGCCTACTACGAAAAGCACGCCCACCAGCTGCTGGCGCCGCTTAAAGTCCAAGTCTCGCAGATGTTGCTGAATAATTATCCGGCGGCCAAAGATTTGAAGAAGCAGATCGAAGCCGGCGGCGATTTCGCCAAGTTCGCCCAGCGCTATTCCATCGAGGACAAGACCAAAGCCAAAGGCGGGGACCTCGGCCCCTATCGGAAAGGCCTCCTCAACCCCGACGTCGATGCCGTCGTCCAGACCCTCAGGCACGGCGTGATCAGTGAACCCATCAAAACCGACGCGGGCTACTACCTGGTCAAGGTCAGTCCGCTGGAAAAAGAGACCATTCAGGCGGACCTCGCCACCCGGGAGCGGCTGCGTCAGGAATTGCTGGCGGACAAACGCCGGAAACAGTTCGAAGAAGTGATCGCGGATATCCGGACCAAGGCGACCGTTCGCCTAGCCGACGCGTCTCGCTACATCACCGAAGACATCGGAAAACCGTAG